The window TTTCTGCACTAAGTGTAACTGTAGTTGGGTATTGCCTGTGTGCACAAACATACACACAACGAATGCTGTTTTTGGTAAAGTTTTTTTCAATAAAATCGACATCCATTCCATGCGCATCTACAGGAATCGTTATAATGTTAGCGCCTGCTTGTTGAAAAATCATGTTCGATTTATACGGACTTAAATCCCCAACAAGAACCACATCGTTTTCTTTTATTAAAAGTTGCGACACAATATACAAGCTCATTTCGGTACTTCGAGTACTCACAATATTATTCGCTTTAATATGAAAACCTCGTGTAGCATTTAAATAATTACACAGCTCCTTACTAAAAGTGGTGTACGATTCATCTTGGGTTTGATTCCATTTTGAAATTAACGAAGCACGCTTCATCGATGCGCTATACCATTTTGAAAATTGGTGTGTAGGATGCAGTCTTAAATCCGGCTTTCCATCATTGATTACATATTTATGTATCGAAAATTCTTCGGTAGAAGCCAAATGAAAAGAAGATTGAAACGGAAACCCTGCCGTTTCTGGATACGTTTTTAATTTTTCTAATCCTTGCAACGTTCCTTTTATAGCAGCAGTTTTCTTTTCAGGCTTTAATACAAACGTTCCTTTGTTAGGTATAACATCTACCCAACCTTGTGATGCAAGCTCCTCATAAACGGCAACTGCAGTATTTCTGTTTATAGAAAGTAAGGTGCTAAATTTTCTCGTTCCTGGTAAAGCAGTACCTTCTGTCAAATACCCACGCTGTATCGCATTGATAATTTGCTGTGCTATTTGAATATAAATGGAAGTGTTTGGCGACTTCTCAAAATATATTAAGGATTGTAACTTGTCGTTAACCGGACTATGCATTGTTTTAAAACTGGACTACTTTAGTGATCCGGAAAGTTACTAATTTTGCCGCGCTAAAAAACACGAATACCTTTTATTATGAAATTAAACGTTTTATTTATTTTGCTTGCTGTATTTTCTATAAGCCTACAAGCACAAGAATTAGAAAAAGAACAACAATTAGATTCTGTAGTTATTACCTCCACAAGAATCGATTTACCGTTTTCTAAAAACTCCAGAACCATAACAGTTATCACCCAAAAAGACATTAAAAAAAGTACAACCACTAATGTTGCCGACTTATTACAACAAGTTGCAGGTGTAGATATTAGACGTCGTGGAACGGCAGGTAGCCAAGCAGATTTATACATTCGTGGTGGTGGTTTTGATCAAACTCTACTATTAATCGACGGTATTAAAATGGACGATGCACAAACCGGACATCATACCATGAACATGGCTTTACCAATAGAAGTTATTGAACGTGTAGAAATTATTAAAGGTCCTGCAGCTCGTGTTTTTGGACAAAACGCATTTACAGGTGCAGTTAATATTGTGACCAAAAAGAATATGGGAAATCTAGTGACACTAAATGCACAAACAGGTTCTTATAATCAATTAAATGGTGGCGTAACGGTTGGTAGTCAGTTAGAAAAATCTTCGCATATTATACATGTATCTCGAAATACTTCGGATGGATACCGACATAACACCGATTATGATAATCAGAATTATTTTGTAAAGAGTACTTTCAACACGGATAAAGCACCTATAAATTTCATCGCTTCGTTTCAAGAAAGAAAATTTGGTGCCAATGGTTTTTATGCTAGTCCGTCTGCAATTAATCAATACGAAGAAACACAAGCTAGCTTGATTGGAATTTCTTCCGAAATAAAAAAAGAAAAGCTAACCCTTAAGCCAAAACTATATTGGAAACGCAACCAAGACATGTATGTGTATATAAGACAAGATCCTTCTGTTTATAGAAACTTACACCAAACCAATAAAGTAGGTGCTGCATTAGATGCTTCCTACAAATCGAATATTGGTATTACTGGTTTTGGAGTAGATATTGCAAAAGTGTTTTTATCTAGTAACAATTTAGGATCTAGAAATCGTTTTATGACTACCATGTTTTTAGAACATCGTTTTACGTTTATGGATGATAAATTAGACATAACTCCTGGAGTTGCGGTGAATTATTTTTCCGATTTTAAATTTCATGCCTTTCCTGGTTTAGATGTTGGCTATACACTAAATGATGCTTTAAAAATCTACGGAAACATTGGTTACACCTACAGAATACCTACGTATACCGATTTATATTATAACAGTCCGAGTGAATTAGGAAACGAAAATTTAGATCCAGAAGAAGCTATAGCCGAAGAATTGGGGATTAAATTTAACACCGGAAACTTTAACCTTTCCTTTGCTGCTTTTAATAGAGACTCGAAAAAACTAATCGATTTTGTAAAAGAAAACGATACCGATCTATGGCAAGCAACCAATATTAGAGATTTAAACACCAAAGGAATAGAAATTAATGCTTCTTATGGTTTTAAGATTGGTACTTTTAATCAAAAAATTGCAACAGGATACACCTTTTTAGAAGACGATTTAAAAACAGTTTCTTCTAACTTCTCTAGATATTCTATCAACTCTTTAAAACACCATGCAACAGCAAGTTTTCAATCGCAGTTTATAAAAAATATATCGCAAAATATTATTTATAAATATGCTGAAAGAACTTCGGGGCAAAGCTATGCCGTTGTAGATGCAAGTGTAAATTATAATCTAAAAGCATTTGAAAT is drawn from Lacinutrix sp. WUR7 and contains these coding sequences:
- a CDS encoding PLP-dependent aminotransferase family protein — translated: MHSPVNDKLQSLIYFEKSPNTSIYIQIAQQIINAIQRGYLTEGTALPGTRKFSTLLSINRNTAVAVYEELASQGWVDVIPNKGTFVLKPEKKTAAIKGTLQGLEKLKTYPETAGFPFQSSFHLASTEEFSIHKYVINDGKPDLRLHPTHQFSKWYSASMKRASLISKWNQTQDESYTTFSKELCNYLNATRGFHIKANNIVSTRSTEMSLYIVSQLLIKENDVVLVGDLSPYKSNMIFQQAGANIITIPVDAHGMDVDFIEKNFTKNSIRCVYVCAHRQYPTTVTLSAERRLKLLQLAKVYGFAIIEDDFDYDFQFDGSAMVPMASADGHGVVIYLGRLGQSFFPNFQIGFVVAPENIIQEAKNYLQILDKQGDLIQKQILTELIHEGEIHRLIKKNITVYKQRRDYLCSCLETHFKAHATWQVPEGGLAVWLHFEPRISLVKLAEKTKTHNLFLPKTILYQNKKICAIRFGFGHLNEAEIESVVRILRASFDAVVQETI
- a CDS encoding TonB-dependent siderophore receptor, which encodes MKLNVLFILLAVFSISLQAQELEKEQQLDSVVITSTRIDLPFSKNSRTITVITQKDIKKSTTTNVADLLQQVAGVDIRRRGTAGSQADLYIRGGGFDQTLLLIDGIKMDDAQTGHHTMNMALPIEVIERVEIIKGPAARVFGQNAFTGAVNIVTKKNMGNLVTLNAQTGSYNQLNGGVTVGSQLEKSSHIIHVSRNTSDGYRHNTDYDNQNYFVKSTFNTDKAPINFIASFQERKFGANGFYASPSAINQYEETQASLIGISSEIKKEKLTLKPKLYWKRNQDMYVYIRQDPSVYRNLHQTNKVGAALDASYKSNIGITGFGVDIAKVFLSSNNLGSRNRFMTTMFLEHRFTFMDDKLDITPGVAVNYFSDFKFHAFPGLDVGYTLNDALKIYGNIGYTYRIPTYTDLYYNSPSELGNENLDPEEAIAEELGIKFNTGNFNLSFAAFNRDSKKLIDFVKENDTDLWQATNIRDLNTKGIEINASYGFKIGTFNQKIATGYTFLEDDLKTVSSNFSRYSINSLKHHATASFQSQFIKNISQNIIYKYAERTSGQSYAVVDASVNYNLKAFEISIIANNIFNTEYTETNLVPMPKGNLLFGLKYTFQ